The following proteins are encoded in a genomic region of Musa acuminata AAA Group cultivar baxijiao chromosome BXJ2-11, Cavendish_Baxijiao_AAA, whole genome shotgun sequence:
- the LOC103971734 gene encoding eukaryotic translation initiation factor 4G, translating into MSVNQSRVERTEGQQRKSGRSGSSGQQRGFVDGGRKGGVSAPPTISSSTSHAVPPPSHITPPLSANRSLKKSGNGQGSQARVNLANASSEASGAAPTTTVHRAVQNGAQPWAPSPDGPGPGVAKPVVVPVPRNTSRAIPKAPSSQSAAGASNPAAPSAPAKGDMSRDIILQFGSINAGMMNGLQIPARTSSAPPNLDEQKREQAHSESFGAVPTSSVPSAQKQQHHQQTMKDVGGARQSGGGESHSISQVKRDASASVPSAPIVPAPKASALPISGMPVPMPMPFQPQPPQVPPQYGGPSPQLQSPGLAANSLQMSMTLPVGNTSQVAQQIYVPSIQPHFVQQQTMMHQGQGLAFAPPIGHQLPQQLRSLGIGIAPQFPQQQPGNFGGQRKTTVKITHPETHEELRLEKRIDSFKDGVASGQRPLPNVIPQAHSLPTYTASHQTKYFSPMQQNSYSHSQLMFPATVPAASGQAPAISQAPIYGTYPVSQSGQHLNFMNSSMINAVSGGKPAPSPLRHISEGDKLEGLPASASLPSAVKVTMKPSISSQAERVGASLSTPPVVISVPVSKPEAPEVKKTAVADTVPNQRHRETTPDKPSQQLKSGSGSLHNVSLPSTGTTSVAAPVLSTQIVLTEASSAPKTPDGDSATVLAGIDGKKGEPVQISDSLKDNQRKTSKKDARNSHQQCQLDASSPEGAESSPSKDTKVSFVATQEGSTKTESMRIFSTFELPTSPTRTSPQAENRILPEVGANETFEGKAMLAASGTSGAIWENESSQDCSQGYVDSSGAAPDYVSIKENFPSEAPTLAPMVVGTNFKTFIANSSVVNTVLKEHKKSEVTNDSLRDPNGDELQSSSFTSKSSQLADESMLLKQDDGVGYYEKVKSSGSDEVDNKVLRGSNDDAVCKMQENRIQDKQNNSTDSENAVGNDLSSTHDVKDKFDTLSTKHETRDREDVGLTDFGVASSFPKPSLSQAEEKPELEVFDLPSDGLVSATSLGQNEKLLSETSKPKITAGRRKKRKEFLSKADAAGTSDLYNAYKGPEEKLEVVSNLESANSSTSDTKIVRVDYPGKDVAASEQNGQNKAELDDWEDAADLSTPRLKTSEHGQLTGGARKQHQGDNIESTGRKKYSRDFLMTLAHQFTELPGGFEFGSDVTDVSMNILVGKSPVSSPGRIIDRPSGASRVDRRTVGTMDDEKWIKSPGSFGPGPGHGVSIVSLRPGQGVSHGVLRNSRGQGGILSGPTQSMASQGGMPRGNPDADKWQRARGLMPSPQAPSQVMHKAERKYEVGKVSDVEEAKQRRLKAILNKLTPQNFDRLFAQVEEVEIDNAVTLTGVISQIFDKALLEPTFCEMYANFCFHLSAALPHFSENNEMITFKRLLLNKCQEEFERGEREQAEANKVEEEGEIKQSKEEKEEKRLRARRRMLGNIRLIGELYKKKMLTERIMHECIKKLLGQHQNPDEEDVEALCKLISTIGEMIDHPKAKDHMDAYFDMMMKLSKNQNLSSRVRFMLRDAIDLRKNNWQQRRKVEGPKKIEEVHRDAAQERQAQSGRLARGPVISNVPRRGQAVDYGSRGSTLLSSPSSQQVRGLPSQVRGHGAQDVRLEDRHQYETRTMSLPLPQRSTDDDSITLGPQGGLARGMSIRGHPSVPNVGAAEISPVVGEHHRMTSGPNGANHMIDRFSGATYEQLSPQNCSNNYGSRDLKVLDRTSERSATSIVPAGRTHGTPGSSLVTVSETKTFPEEVLREKSISTIKEFYSAKDENEVALCVKELNASSFYPSMISLWVTDSFERKDTERDLLTKLIINLCNSRERLISRVQLLQGFESVLASLEDAVNDAPRAAEFLGCLFAKIVMENVVPLGEIARLIQEGGEEPGRLREIGLAADVLGNILHTIGLQRGDSLLNDIRLEDFRPMLPTKSNKLDAFLQG; encoded by the exons ATGTCCGTCAATCAATCCAGGGTCGAGAGGACCGAGGGCCAGCAGAGGAAATCTGGTCGATCGGGCAGCTCCGGCCAGCAAAGGGGATTCGTTGACGGTGGCAGGAAGGGCGGCGTCTCCGCCCCTCCTACTATCTCTTCTTCCACATCCCATGCTGTTCCTCCTCCCTCGCATATCACCCCGCCATTGTCCGCGAACCGGAG CTTAAAGAAATCTGGTAATGGGCAAGGCAGTCAAGCTAGGGTAAATCTGGCAAATGCGAGCTCTGAAGCGAGTGGTGCTGCTCCCACAACCACTGTCCATCGAGCTGTTCAGAATGGTGCTCAGCCCTGGGCGCCTTCTCCCG ATGGACCAGGCCCAGGTGTGGCAAAGCCAGTCGTTGTGCCGGTCCCTAGAAATACATCCCGAGCTATCCCTAAGGCGCCGTCTTCTCAATCTGCTGCTGGAGCCTCGAATCCTGCAGCACCGTCGGCACCAGCTAAAG GGGACATGTCCAGGGATATTATACTTCAGTTTGGCTCAATAAATGCTGGCATGATGAATGGATTGCAG ATTCCTGCCCGGACCAGCTCAGCTCCGCCGAATCTTGACGAGCAGAAACGTGAGCAG GCTCATTCCGAGTCATTCGGGGCTGTTCCTACATCGTCTGTACCTTCTGCTCAAAAACAGCAGCATCATCAACAAACCATGAAGGATGTTGGTGGTGCTCGTCAATCTGGTGGTGGGGAGTCCCATTCTATATCTCAGGTAAAGAGGGATGCTAGTGCCTCAGTACCATCTGCTCCAATTGTACCAGCACCGAAAGCTTCTGCTCTTCCAATTTCTGGTATGCCTGTTCCTATGCCTATGCCATTTCAGCCTCAGCCACCACAAGTTCCTCCTCAATACGGTGGACCCAGCCCGCAGTTGCAATCACCAGGTCTGGCAGCCAATTCACTGCAAATGTCAATGACGTTACCTGTGGGGAATACCTCCCAAGTTGCACAGCAGATTTATGTTCCTAGCATCCAACCTCATTTTGTGCAACAACAGACGATGATGCACCAGGGACAAGGTTTAGCGTTTGCCCCTCCAATTGGTCATCAATTGCCCCAACAGTTACGCAGCCTAGGAATTGGAATTGCTCCACAATTCCCTCAACAACAGCCTGGTAATTTTGGTGGCCAACGGAAGACCACAGTGAAAATAACTCATCCAGAGACTCATGAAGAATTGAGGCTTGAGAAAAGAATTGATTCTTTCAAGGATGGTGTGGCCTCTGGGCAGAGGCCACTTCCTAACGTAATTCCTCAAGCTCATTCCCTTCCAACATATACTGCCTCTCATCAGACAAAGTACTTCTCCCCTATGCAGCAGAATTCTTATAGCCATTCTCAGCTTATGTTTCCTGCTACTGTCCCTGCGGCAAGTGGGCAGGCGCCTGCAATTTCACAGGCTCCAATATATGGTACTTATCCTGTCAGTCAAAGCGGGCAACACTTGAACTTCATGAACTCATCCATGATCAACGCCGTTTCTGGTGGCAAACCTGCACCTTCACCTCTCCGTCACATTTCTGAAGGTGATAAGCTGGAAGGGTTACCAGCTTCTGCATCTTTGCCCTCTGCAGTCAAGGTTACCATGAAGCCATCTATTAGTTCACAAGCTGAGAGAGTTGGGGCATCTTTGTCGACGCCTCCTGTGGTAATTAGTGTGCCTGTTAGCAAGCCAGAAGCACCTGAAGTAAAAAAGACTGCTGTGGCTGATACTGTTCCCAATCAAAGACACAGAGAGACCACTCCAGATAAACCTTCTCAGCAGCTTAAATCAGGTTCTGGATCCTTACATAATGTATCATTGCCTTCCACAGGCACTACTTCTGTTGCTGCTCCTGTTCTCTCAACGCAAATTGTGCTCACTGAGGCTTCATCGGCTCCCAAAACACCAGATGGGGATTCTGCAACAGTTCTGGCTGGAATTGATGGCAAGAAAGGAGAACCTGTTCAAATATCTGATTCTTTGAAGGATAACCAGAGGAAGACAAGTAAAAAGGATGCCAGAAACTCCCATCAGCAGTGTCAG TTGGATGCATCATCTCCTGAAGGAGCAGAATCATCTCCCTCAAAAGATACCAAGGTTAGCTTTGTGGCAACTCAGGAAGGATCCACTAAAACTGAGAGTATGCGGATTTTTTCAACATTTGAATTGCCCACTTCTCCAACAAGGACTTCTCCTCAAGCTGAAAATAGGATTCTTCCAGAAGTAGGAGCAAATGAGACATTTGAAGGTAAGGCAATGCTTGCTGCATCGGGCACATCTGGAGCAATATGGGAGAATGAATCATCTCAAGATTGTTCACAAGGTTATGTTGATTCATCTGGTGCAGCACCTGATTATGTttctataaaagaaaattttccttCTGAGGCTCCTACCTTGGCCCCTATGGTGGTCGGAACTAATTTCAAAACTTTCATTGCTAACTCCAGTGTGGTGAACACAGTTTTGAAGGAACATAAGAAATCTGAAGTAACAAATGATTCATTGCGAGATCCTAATGGTGATGAATTGCAGTCATCTTCTTTCACTTCCAAGTCTTCTCAACTCGCAGACGAATCTATGCTTTTAAAACAAGATGATGGAGTTGGATATTATGAGAAAGTGAAATCTAGTGGGAGTGATGAAGTGGACAACAAGGTGCTTAGAGGCTCCAATGATGATGCTGTTTGTAAAATGCAGGAAAATAGGATACAAGACAAACAAAATAACTCAACTGATTCTGAAAATGCAGTTGGGAATGATCTTTCATCCACCCATGATGTCAAAGATAAATTTGACACCCTTTCGACCAAACATGAAACAAGAGACAGAGAGGATGTCGGTTTGACTGATTTTGGTGTGGCGTCCTCTTTTCCCAAACCATCACTTTCTCAGGCGGAAGAGAAGCCAGAATTGGAAGTTTTCGATTTGCCTAGTGATGGATTGGTTTCTGCAACAAGCTTGGGGCAGAACGAGAAGCTTTTGTCAGAAACCTCAAAACCTAAGATTACTgctggaagaaggaagaagagaaaggaatttCTTTCTAAAGCAGATGCTGCGGGGACTTCTGATCTTTATAATGCATATAAGGGCCCAGAGGAAAAGCTTGAGGTTGTTAGTAATTTAGAAAGTGCAAACAGTTCAACATCTGACACAAAGATTGTACGTGTCGATTATCCTGGTAAGGATGTTGCCGCAAGCGAGCAAAATGGGCAGAATAAAGCTGAGTTGGATGATTGGGAAGATGCTGCCGATCTATCAACTCCAAGATTGAAAACATCAGAACATGGGCAGCTtactggaggagcaaggaaacaaCATCAAGGTGATAATATTGAATCTACTGGTAGAAAGAAATACTCGAGGGATTTCCTAATGACCCTAGCACATCAGTTTACTGAGCTTCCTGGGGGTTTTGAGTTTGGTTCTGATGTAACGGATGTATCGATGAACATTCTAGTAGGAAAATCACCAGTTTCAAGTCCTGGGAGGATCATAGATCGGCCATCAGGTGCTTCTCGGGTAGACCGTCGAACAGTTGGCACTATGGATGATGAAAAATGGATCAAATCACCTGGGTCTTTTGGCCCTGGCCCGGGGCATGGAGTTTCAATTGTAAGCCTTCGTCCTGGGCAAGGTGTCAGTCATGGGGTTTTAAGAAATTCTCGTGGGCAGGGAGGAATTCTATCAGGGCCAACACAATCCATGGCATCTCAGGGAGGCATGCCACGTGGTAATCCTGATGCAGACAAGTGGCAGCGTGCAAGAGGCTTAATGCCCTCTCCTCAAGCACCGTCACAGGTAATGCACAAAGCTGAGAGAAAGTATGAGGTGGGCAAAGTTTCTGATGTGGAAGAGGCAAAACAAAGACGACTAAAAGCCATCCTTAACAAATTAACACCTCAAAACTTTGACAGACTCTTTGCCCAGGTTGAGGAGGTTGAGATTGACAATGCAGTCACTCTTACTGGCGTCATTTCGCAGATCTTTGACAAAGCTTTGTTGGAACCAACCTTCTGTGAAATGTATGCCAATTTCTGTTTTCATCTTTCTGCTGCACTGCCACATTTCAGTGAAAACAATGAAATGATTACTTTTAAAAGACTACTACTGAACAAATGTCAAGAGGAATTTGAAAGAGGGGAGAGAGAACAAGCTGAAGCTAATAAAGTTGAAGAGGAAGGTGAGATCAAACAGTccaaagaggagaaggaagagaaaagGCTCCGGGCACGCAGGCGCATGTTAGGTAATATTCGGTTGATTGGggaattatacaaaaaaaagaTGTTAACGGAGAGAATTATGCATGAATGTATTAAGAAGTTGCTGGGACAACATCAGAATCCTGATGAGGAAGATGTTGAAGCATTGTGCAAACTGATTAGTACAATCGGGGAGATGATAGACCATCCTAAGGCAAAGGACCATATGGATGCATATTTTGACATGATGATGAAGTTATCAAAAAATCAGAATCTATCTTCTCGTGTTAGATTCATGTTGAGAGATGCAATTGATCTAAGAAAGAATAACTGGCAACAAAGAAGGAAAGTTGAGGGGCCAAAGAAGATAGAGGAGGTTCACAGGGATGCTGCTCAAGAAAGGCAAGCTCAGTCAGGTAGACTGGCTCGTGGTCCTGTCATTAGTAATGTCCCAAGACGGGGTCAAGCAGTTGATTATGGTTCCCGTGGATCCACACTTTTAAGTTCTCCAAGTTCCCAGCAGGTTCGTGGATTGCCATCTCAGGTTCGTGGCCACGGTGCCCAAGATGTGCGGTTGGAGGATAGACATCAGTATGAAACAAGGACAATGTCACTTCCCCTACCGCAAAGGTCTACTGATGATGATTCTATTACCCTTGGTCCTCAAGGTGGCTTGGCCAGGGGAATGTCTATCAGAGGACACCCGTCGGTACCTAATGTAGGAGCTGCTGAGATTTCACCGGTTGTTGGGGAACATCATAGGATGACCTCGGGTCCTAATGGTGCTAACCATATGATAGATAGGTTCTCTGGAGCAACATATGAGCAACTAAGCCCTCAAAATTGTAGTAATAACTATGGCAGCAGAGACTTGAAGGTTTTAGATCGGACTTCTGAGAGATCTGCTACGTCCATCGTACCAGCTGGAAGAACCCATGGCACTCCAGGTAGCAGCCTAGTTACAGTTTCTGAAACAAAAACATTCCCGGAAGAAGTTTTACGGGAAAAATCAATTTCAACAATCAAAGAGTTCTACAG TGCCAAGGATGAGAATGAGGTTGCATTGTGTGTCAAGGAATTAAATGCTTCGAGTTTTTATCCTTCCATGATATCGCTATGGGTCACGGACTCCTTTGAGAGAAAAGATACGGAAAGGGATCTTCTGACAAAGCTTATCATCAACCTTTGCAATTCAAGAGAAAGATTGATCAGCCGGGTACAGCTACTCCAGGG GTTTGAGTCTGTGCTGGCTTCGCTGGAGGATGCTGTGAATGACGCTCCAAGAGCAGCAGAGTTTCTGGGTTGCCTATTTGCCAAAATTGTTATGGAAAATGTGGTGCCTCTGGGAGAGATAGCAAGATTGATACAGGAAGGAGGGGAAGAACCGGGCCGCCTGAGAGAGATAGGACTAGCGGCAGATGTGCTGGGGAACATCCTCCACACCATCGGCCTCCAAAGAGGAGACTCCCTTCTCAATGACATACGGTTAGAGGATTTCCGCCCTATGCTTCCCACTAAATCCAACAAGTTGGACGCGTTTCTTCAGGGCTAA